GAGCATGCGGCGGTACGCGAAGCGCGGGTCGTACTGGCAGACCTTGAACTGGGGGTTCTCTCCGCCGCCGCAGACGCCGCTGGGCGGGACGCTGGAGGCGTCACCGGGCAGCGAGCCCTGCTCGACCTCGAACTGGTTGGGGGCGCCGTCGCCGTCGGTGTCCTCGGTGGCGATGGCGCGCAGCGCGGCGGGGAGGGCGGCGGCGAAGTCCGCGTCGGAGAGGGGGCGCGGCTTGCCGGGGGCGAGGTGCGGCTCCAGCGCGGCGCCGTAGCCGTTCCGCTGGGGCGGGGCCACGTGGCAGTACGTGCAGGCGGGCTGGGTGCCCTGGCATGCGGGCGCGGTGGGGTACTCGGCGCAGAAGGTGCCGGGGCCAGTGGGCATGGCCACGGCCAGGGGCGCGAACCCGAGCAGCAGCAGCCCGGGCAGTAGCCATCGGCGCGGAGGGGGGATGGGGAGAGGCACGCGGGCTCCGGGAACGGGTGCTGCTGTACGGACACCCCAACCCGGAAAATCAGAAAAGGTTTCGGAAATTCGTGCGCGCCCGGTTCACCGCGGTGGGGGACTTCTAGTGCTTCACCAGCGTGGAACAGTGCTGCCCCTTCACCTTGAGCGTCTCGATCATCTTATCAATCGTCGTATCGGCCAGGTTCGGCAGCTCCTTCCGCGAACCATCTTTGATGTCAGCGATGATCTTCATCTGAGCCTCCTGCGTCTTCTTGGCGAGAGGTTCCTTCATGATCTCCCTATCGATGATGTTCGTGAACTTCTTCAGGTCCGCGGCAGGGAGCTTCCACTCCGAGTTCGCCGCAGTGATGTCCTTGTTGATGCAGGCGACAAGCTTCTTCCTCGCCTCCGTGTCGTCCTCCGCCGAGGCGGGGGTGGAGAGCATGAGCAGGAGCGAGGTCATCGTCAGCAACGTGCGGGATGCCATGTGAATCCTCCGGTGGCGCTTCGTGTGCGCCCTGTTTACCAGGGCCGCCGCTCGAGGAGGTGGCGCGCTTCGGGCGAGGGGGCAAGGAAGGACACGGGCGCACCCGCCACGCGCTCGAGTTCCTCCAGGTGGTGACGGGCCGGGTCGGTGAGCTGGTCGAAGCGCCGGACGGACCAGTTGGTTGCGGCCATGTCCCCCGCGAGCGTCAGTGCCAGGTCCGTGGGGGCATTGAGGGACGCGGCCTCGAGCAGCCCCACCCAGTCGAACGCGCCGCCTTCCGAGCGGCAAGCCAGGACCACCCGCCGCACCCGCGCCGGCGCGATGCCCGCCGCCTGGATGCAGCCGCTCGCGCAGGGCCCGGCGCTTTCGACGAGCACCCGGTGCCCCCGGGCAAAGGCGTCCTCCAGTTCCTCGCGTGAGGGGGCCGCGCCGGACCGGAGCAGGACCGCGTAATGGGGTGCGAGCTGCGCCGTGAGAGGACGCGTGTCCGCGCCGCCATGGGGCCCTGGGATGATCAGGTCCACGAGCCGTTCGCCCGGCCGTCCATAAAGTCCGAGCCGGCTGGCGACCCGCACGAGTACCGCATCGGGCGGAGTCCTCGCCGTGTCGACCACGAGATCCGCCAGCGAGGCCAATGCGTGCACCGCGCGCTCGGCGGGATGAGCCCAGGCTGCCTCGAAGTGGTCTTGCTCCGAATCCAGGGACGCCGTGCATGGCTGCTCCTCGGAAGGTCTTGCCGCCTCGACAGCGTCAGGCTTCGCGACCTCATGCGGTGTGTGAGGAACCTGCTCGGCATGAGGTGACTTGTCTGCCTCGGTGACGGCAGGTGTCGTGTCGTCATGCGGCGTGCGCGGATGGTGCTCAGCGGAATGGGGCCTGGCGGCCTCGGCGGTGGCAGGCCTTTCGTGCTCATGCATGGCGCGCGAACGCCGCTCCGCATCGCGCAGCGCCTGCTCCGGCTTCGGCGTCTCCAGGTGGACGTGCACGACGCGGAGCCCAGGGCTCCCGCGCAGGCCGTCCAACTGCGCCTCGCTGCTCGCGGCGTCCACGGTGACCAGCCTGGGAGTCCGGCCATGCGCGTCCAGTCCGTGCCCATGCAGGACCGTGAGCACTCCGTCCGCCAACCAGCGCCCCCCCATTGTCCGGTCCAGCGCGACGGTCAGCTCCTGGCGCGTGCGCCGGGAACCTTCACCGCCATGCTTCCGCAGGAAATCCTCCGAGCGGAGATGCTGCGCGCCGAACCGCCGCGCCAGTCCCTGCGCCAGGGTCGTCTTCCCCGCGCCGATGGGCCCCGACACCACCACCACCGTGACCGCCATGGCTTGCTCCTCCCAAGGAGGAGCACCCTAGGAACCCGGCGGCGGTGCGAACCATCCCCCGTTGGAGGGAGTCCTCAGCGCTTTTCGGAGACGCGCACCCAGTCCACTTCCATGGTCTGCGGCGCGTCGCGCACCAGGTCCACCGTGGCCTGCGGCACGCCGAAGTACGGCTCCTTCGTCTTGTTGACGCCCTCCGGGTAGCCGCCGCCCACCGCGAAGTTGAAGATGATGAAGAGGGGCTTGTCGTAGGCCCACGCGCCGTGGCGCTCCACCTCCTCACGCGTGGACGTCTTCACGCGCTCCCCGTCGATGTACCAGTGGATGGCCTCTGGCGACGTCTCCACGCCGTACTCGTGCCAGTCGCTCACCGGCGTGCGCGGATGGAAGCGGCCGTTGATGGGCGTGTTGCCGCTGTAGCCCGGCCCATGCAACGCGACGGACACCCAGTCGCCGTAGCCGACGTTCTCCATGATGTCGAGCTCCCCACACGCAGGCCACCCCGTCGTGTGGATGTCGCCGCCCAGCATCCAGAACGCCGGCCAGAGCCCCACGCCCACCGGCAGCTTGATGCGCGCCTCGACGCGGCCGTATTTGAACTCCCGCTTGCCCGCGCTCTCCACCCGGCCCGACGTGAACGGATACCCGTTGGCCGTCTGCAGCCGCGCCGTGAGCTTCAACGTGCCGTCGCTCACCGACACGTTGTCTGGCGACGTCGTGTACTGCTGCTGCTCGTTGTTCACGTGCACGTCGGTCTGGATGCGCCAGTTGCCCGGGTCCACCTCCGTGCCGTTGAACTCGTCGCTCCACACCTGGACCCAGCCGTCCGCCACTGCCTCCGCGCGCTTCGGTGCCCCCGCGCACGCCGTCAGCCCCGCCACCAGCGCCCACGCCGTCGCAGCCCTGCCCGTGCTCATCGTCATCGTCGTTCCTCGAAAGGGAGTCATCTACTGGAGCGTCCGTGGGTCCACCGGCGCTTCGGGGGACTCGCCCCGGTAGGGCGTGGCCGGAGGCATGAGCAGCGATTCGTGCAGCCGCCCCTCCACGTCCACCGTCACGTCCACCACGGTCTGCCGCACGGGCTCCACGCTGCCGTCCGAGTGCAGCAGCACGCCGCCCCCCTGCGGGATGCCCAGCCCCCGCGTGGGCAACCCCCTGCGCTGGAGGGCGAGCTTGAGGCCGGGCCACTCGGGCGGCTCGTGCACGCCGATGAGATAGGGCGCCAGGCCCAGCACCGGGAAGGGCTCGCCTTCGCCGGGCAGGTCCTCGCACCACGCGCCCAGGCCCAGGTGCATGGCCCCGGCGGACACGCCAATCAGCACGGCTCCGGCCTGATGCCGTTCACGCAGGATGGCGTCCACGCCGTGGGCCTGGAACGCGTCCCAGCCCACGCGCGGGTCTCCGCCCGCCAGGAGGATGACGTCCGCGTCCTTCAGCCACGACAGGTCCTCGCCGGACGGCCTGGCCGGGATGCTCCGGCAGCGCGTGATTCCGATGCCCTCCATGGCCGCGACGAAGATGTCGTAGAACTCCGGCACGTCGCCGTTGGACGCGCCCAGGTACGCGGCCTTCACCGGCGGCACGCGCAGCTCCGCGCCGGTGAGCACGCGCACGAAGTCCAGGAAGGGGCGCCCCTCCACGCGCCAGAACAGCGGAGCGCTGTCAGCCAGCAGGAGGAGGGGCGGGAGCGTCATGCCCCGCAGCCTATCGCCACTGGTAGGCGCGCACCCAGTCCACTTCCATCGTCTGCGGCGCGTTGCGCACCAGGTCCACCGTGGACTGCGGCACGCCGTAGTACGGCGTGGAGGCGCCATTCACGCCGAACGGATAGCCGCCGCCCACCGCGAGGTTGAGGATGATGAACAGCGGCTTGTCGTACGCCCACGCGCCGTAGCGCTGGACCTCGGTGCGCGTGGTGGTCTTCACCAGCGCCCCGTCGATGTACCACTTGATGTCCGAGGTCGAGTACTCCGTGCGGTACACGTGCCAGTTGCTCACGCTGGACGACGGGTAGAAGCGGCCGTTGATGGGCGTGTTGCCGCTGTAGCCCGGGCCGTGCAGCGCCCCGGACGTCCAGTCGCCGTAGCCGACGTTCTCCATGATGTCGAGCTCACCGCACGCGGGCCAGCCCACGGAGTTGATGTCATTGCCCAGCATCCAGAACGCCGGCCACAGGCCCGCGCCCACGGGCATCTTGATGCGCGCCTCGATGCGGCCGTGGCTGAACTCGCGCTTGCCCGCGCTCTCCAGCCGGCCGGAGGTGAACGGGTAGCCGTTGTTCCACTGCAAACGCGCGGTGAGCTTCAGCGTGCCGTTGCTCACGGAGATGTTGTCGCCGGAGTTCGTGTACTGCTGCTGCTCGCTGTTCACGTGCACGGTCGTGTTGGGCGTCCAGTTGGCCGCGTTGACGCTGTTGCCGTCGAACTCATCGCTCCAGATCTGCACCCAGCGGTCTTCGCCGCCGCCGCCCACGACGCCGAAGGAGAACGACTCCCAGCAGCCGGCCGCGGCGCGGTTGGCGTACAGCGGCGCGCTGGCGCCCAGGTTCGTGTCCGCGGACACGTACTGCCCGGTGCTCTTGGCGCGCAGGCCCACGCTGCCGTCCGGGAAGGGCACCCAGGTGAAGCGCTCCCAGTCGCCCACCGCCGTGCGGAAGCCCGTCACCTGGCCGTTCGCGTTCGGATCCGCGGACACGTACAGGCCCGTCTCCACCACGCGCAGCGAGATGAAGTCGTTGCCCGCGTCCGCCACCTGAAACTGCTCCCACCCCTGCGCGCTGTCGCGGTTGGCGACGAGCGGCGCCGTGGCCCCCAGGTTCCGGTCCGCCGACACGAACTTCTGCGTCGCGCACGCCTTCAGCCACACCGTCTGCCCCACCGGCGCCGCCGTGGCGGACTGCTCCGCCACCACCGGCGTCGTCAGCATCGCGTCCTGCGCGGGCGCGGAGCCCCCACCACAGGCCGTCAGTCCCAGCACCGCCGCCAGCGCCCACAGCGTCTTCCCGGCTCTCGTCGCCATCGTCTTCCTCGCAGGTGCGTCCAGCTCCGACAGGGAGCGGAGATGGCCCCACTTAGACCAGGGCAGGTAAAATGGCTTAACCTTATTTCCATGAAAAAGTTACTTAGTGGGGCTCTGGGGGTGATGCTCGGGACGGCGCTCGCGGGCATGCCCGGGGCGGTGTTCGCGGAAGGCCGGCCGTCGCTGGTGAACACGCGCATCGGGACGCCCTTCGGGGCGAACGGGCACTCGTCCACGGTGGACGGGCGCATCTTCGTGGGCAACATCCGCGAGGATCAGGCGACCACGACGACGACGTGGATCGCCCGGGTGTTCCGTCCGGAGGCGGTGACGTACGACGCGGCCGGCAAGCCGTCGTTCGCGCAAGCCTTCTCCGCGGGCAAGACGGTGGCGGTGCGCAACGGAGAGAACGCGCTGGCGTTCTGCTTCACCAACCCC
The sequence above is drawn from the Corallococcus sp. NCRR genome and encodes:
- a CDS encoding glycoside hydrolase family 16 protein; protein product: MTMSTGRAATAWALVAGLTACAGAPKRAEAVADGWVQVWSDEFNGTEVDPGNWRIQTDVHVNNEQQQYTTSPDNVSVSDGTLKLTARLQTANGYPFTSGRVESAGKREFKYGRVEARIKLPVGVGLWPAFWMLGGDIHTTGWPACGELDIMENVGYGDWVSVALHGPGYSGNTPINGRFHPRTPVSDWHEYGVETSPEAIHWYIDGERVKTSTREEVERHGAWAYDKPLFIIFNFAVGGGYPEGVNKTKEPYFGVPQATVDLVRDAPQTMEVDWVRVSEKR
- a CDS encoding Type 1 glutamine amidotransferase-like domain-containing protein; its protein translation is MTLPPLLLLADSAPLFWRVEGRPFLDFVRVLTGAELRVPPVKAAYLGASNGDVPEFYDIFVAAMEGIGITRCRSIPARPSGEDLSWLKDADVILLAGGDPRVGWDAFQAHGVDAILRERHQAGAVLIGVSAGAMHLGLGAWCEDLPGEGEPFPVLGLAPYLIGVHEPPEWPGLKLALQRRGLPTRGLGIPQGGGVLLHSDGSVEPVRQTVVDVTVDVEGRLHESLLMPPATPYRGESPEAPVDPRTLQ
- a CDS encoding AAA family ATPase, which codes for MAVTVVVVSGPIGAGKTTLAQGLARRFGAQHLRSEDFLRKHGGEGSRRTRQELTVALDRTMGGRWLADGVLTVLHGHGLDAHGRTPRLVTVDAASSEAQLDGLRGSPGLRVVHVHLETPKPEQALRDAERRSRAMHEHERPATAEAARPHSAEHHPRTPHDDTTPAVTEADKSPHAEQVPHTPHEVAKPDAVEAARPSEEQPCTASLDSEQDHFEAAWAHPAERAVHALASLADLVVDTARTPPDAVLVRVASRLGLYGRPGERLVDLIIPGPHGGADTRPLTAQLAPHYAVLLRSGAAPSREELEDAFARGHRVLVESAGPCASGCIQAAGIAPARVRRVVLACRSEGGAFDWVGLLEAASLNAPTDLALTLAGDMAATNWSVRRFDQLTDPARHHLEELERVAGAPVSFLAPSPEARHLLERRPW
- a CDS encoding family 16 glycosylhydrolase; translated protein: MATRAGKTLWALAAVLGLTACGGGSAPAQDAMLTTPVVAEQSATAAPVGQTVWLKACATQKFVSADRNLGATAPLVANRDSAQGWEQFQVADAGNDFISLRVVETGLYVSADPNANGQVTGFRTAVGDWERFTWVPFPDGSVGLRAKSTGQYVSADTNLGASAPLYANRAAAGCWESFSFGVVGGGGEDRWVQIWSDEFDGNSVNAANWTPNTTVHVNSEQQQYTNSGDNISVSNGTLKLTARLQWNNGYPFTSGRLESAGKREFSHGRIEARIKMPVGAGLWPAFWMLGNDINSVGWPACGELDIMENVGYGDWTSGALHGPGYSGNTPINGRFYPSSSVSNWHVYRTEYSTSDIKWYIDGALVKTTTRTEVQRYGAWAYDKPLFIILNLAVGGGYPFGVNGASTPYYGVPQSTVDLVRNAPQTMEVDWVRAYQWR